NNNNNNNNNNNNNNNNNNNNNNNNNNNNNNNNNNNNNNNNNNNNNNNNNNNNNNNNNNNNNNNNNNNNNNNNNNNNNNNNNNNNNNNNNNNNNNNNNNNNNNNNNNNNNNNNNNNNNNNNNNNNNNNNNNNNNNNNNNNNNNNNNNNNNNNNNNNNNNNAAAGTTACGaaaaagtttttttcattttcgaaaggtacatataatgccattttgttttgtttcgttttgtttcattttattttcatttcgttttcgaataatgttattttgtttcatttcagttGCTAACATGAATTGGACTGGTGAGCATTGCGCTTTCATTGTGGAAACGTTTATTAAGAATGAATCTGTAACTGCAACACAACGAGCGTTCTGTTTGCGCTTCAGACTTGGTAGATATGATCCCGTACCTGCTCGAAACATGATCTTGTTATGGGTTAGTAACTTCAGAGCCAGTGGATCAGCATTGAAACGAAAATCAACCGGCCGACCTCGCACTGCCAGAACTCCAGAAAATGTGGCAGCGGTAAGAGCCTCAATTCAACAGTCTCCACGGCATTCAGCATCTAAACGTGCCGCGGCTCTTAGGCTTTCTGATAGAAGTTTGCGAAGAATTCTTCACAATGATCTGCAAATGCATCCATACAAAATGATATTGTCACAAGAACTCAGCGAAAGAGATATTGAAACTCGCAGAGCATTGTGTTTGGAAATGCAACAAAATATCCCCAATGCATCTGTTGTGTTGTTCAGTGACGAGGCGCATTTTCATCTGTGTGCCACAGTGAATAAACAAAACTTCAGATAATGGGCCGAAAACAACCCTCGTGAGTTGCATGAATGCCCTTTGCATTCTCTTCGGGTGACTGTGTGGTGTGCGGTATCAGAATTCGGTATATGGGGTCCGTACTTCTTTGAAGAAGACAACGTTACAGTGACTGTGAACTCTGATCGATATTGTGAGATGCTAGAGAATTTTCTCAGACCCAAATTGAATATGCTCCACGATACGGAAAATGTTTGGTTTCAACAGGATGGGGCAACAGCCCACACTTCTCGACGTGTGATGGGAATTTTGAGGGAGATGTTTCCTGGTCATTTAATCTCATTGCGTGGTGACATCGGTTGGCCTGCCCGATCACCTGATTTAAATACTTGCGATTTTTTCCTCTGGGGATACCTCAAGTCAAAGGTATATATTAATCGCCTTCGATCTATTGAACAACTTAAAGATGCCATTCGTCAAGAAATTGCTGCCATTCCTCATGAAATGATCCGCCGAGTTATGGACAACTTTCATGAACGCCTTCGACAGTGTGTGGACAATGACGGCTCCCATTTGactgatttaatttttaaaaccaaatgaaacaaaatggcattatatgtacttttcaaaaataaattattttttttgtttctttactttttaaatttttttttaatccaaaaatGTGTCAGATCATTTTGCTGGAccctgtattatcatcatcatttaatgttgtccatgctggcatgggttggtctgtttgaccagagctggagagctgcactagattccaatctgatttggcatgatttctacagctggatgcccttccttaatgCCAGCTAGTTTACAGTATGCTTTTATGTGGCCCTGCATGGGCGCTTTATACTACCTGATGGACTAgttttaacacttctgctgcagagtaTGGGTCTTCATgtgtacagcaaggtgccaggcatctcagtcctttgtcatctcacctgaaaggttcagcatcctgcggtcattcttcagtacttcatcccatgtttttcACTTCCACGTGTTTTATCTatttgagagatcagcacttctttaagGAGTGGTCAGCATCCacccacatcacatgaccaaaccagcatagtcttctttcttgcacacaacaactaattcctcttatacctaacttctctctcaaagcACCAgcactctgtcgaacatgtacacttacataacacctccagcagagcatactagtctcattcctctctaacctttgcatatcctctgcatttagggtccacatctcactaccatgtagaattgctgtctgtatacatgcatcatacaaacTTCTTTTCACTCACAGAGAGAAATCTTTTGTGGCCAACaaaggtaacagctctctgaatttcctccatcctcTTCTTATTCTAGTTATCACACTCTCTATgcatcctcccccactactaatttggtcccctaggtagcagaaattatctactacctctaatgagccaccaaggcatttgagagaatcagtTTCCCAAGTTTCTAAAGTTTTTATGTGCGTCTCCAACATATGAAATCTATCTTCTCCTATCTTTCCTATtaatccactgcacctcttgtgtgtccatagcttgcactggataCATCATATGGAGTTCCTGCCTACACTTTTCCTACAAATTGAACAGAGCTGCCTGCCTGAATTTCTTGTCTAGCTCTGATATGGAATTCACTAtgagggcaagatcatcagcatatagtagttcacAGGGgcagccagtcttgaattcctctgttatggtatatatgtgtatatatataaacatacatatatgtgtgtgtgtatatgtacatatatatatacgacaaatttctttgccaaataataatatagcaATCCATTGAGATCActtaatatgctagaaaaagcaacccTGAATCATTCTCAACTTGCATATTAGTGTCTTTAAAACAGGAAGGAGCATGATATCATGttaaggacattaaaaaaaaaagaatgggaaAATGCTATTGATTGTATGAATGCTCAACCAGGACCAACCTGTGGCTAAACAGCTATTAAAATAGTTATGGGCCATAGATtaaactgtgtggttaagatgtttgctttgcaaccatgagggTTTGGATTTGATCCTAACCTATGGCATCTTTGGTAAGCATTTTGTTCTACCATATCCTTGACCATCCTTGTTtaatgtgtacttgtgtatgaagTATTAAAACAGGCAATAATGAAGACTGggaaatatgtttcaaaatatataagcAGTATTGTATCAAAAAGTATGACTTCGTGGTTCACCAAatacaattgataaaataagtactgggttgataGGACACTTCTTGTCATCAATGAAACCCTGGAAAGTGATACCCCACAATGATTGAAACtaataagatatttatttaatcatcctGCCTGATCCTCTGTTCTATGTATGTTCACTTTCCTGTAACTTGAGGGCATGCCCTGCCATCTCACTACTATGATCACCTCTTTTTGCACTTGTGGTTAGTCTTGTATTTTCTCAAGATCCTGTTTCTGTCACTCCTTTTGACACTTGGCATAAAGCCATCTCCCTCAATATGATACATCCGTTTACTTGAGTGgtcttgtcctgcaagttacttggtgacctcattagtgttggtgccatgtaagaagtaccagtgtacactctgtaaagtggttgctattaggaagggcattcagcatACTGAAGTggacattggagcttggtgcag
The genomic region above belongs to Octopus bimaculoides isolate UCB-OBI-ISO-001 unplaced genomic scaffold, ASM119413v2 Scaffold_34953, whole genome shotgun sequence and contains:
- the LOC106873445 gene encoding uncharacterized protein LOC106873445 produces the protein MNWTGEHCAFIVETFIKNESVTATQRAFCLRFRLGRYDPVPARNMILLWVSNFRASGSALKRKSTGRPRTARTPENVAAVRASIQQSPRHSASKRAAALRLSDRSLRRILHNDLQMHPYKMILSQELSERDIETRRALCLEMQQNIPNASVVLFSDEAHFHLCATVNKQNFR
- the LOC106873446 gene encoding uncharacterized protein LOC106873446, with the translated sequence MLENFLRPKLNMLHDTENVWFQQDGATAHTSRRVMGILREMFPGHLISLRGDIGWPARSPDLNTCDFFLWGYLKSKVYINRLRSIEQLKDAIRQEIAAIPHEMIRRVMDNFHERLRQCVDNDGSHLTDLIFKTK